The sequence below is a genomic window from Setaria italica strain Yugu1 chromosome IV, Setaria_italica_v2.0, whole genome shotgun sequence.
ATATAGGTGAGATGGGGGTGAAAGTTCTCACAATATGACGGTCAGGAGAGACGCTCCCACGCAGTCCTGGCCAAGCACAAAGACAGGAAAGGATCGGAGATTTTGTTTTTTGAGTTTATTAGTAGATATGTAGTTTTTTTTAGTCAANNNNNNNNNNNNNNNNNNNNNNNNNNNNNNNNNNNNNNNNNNNNNNNNNNNNNNNNNNNNNNNNNNNNNNNNNNNNNNNNNNNNNNNNNNNNNNNNNNNNgcgcggaggcggcggctccggcagggcggggcggggccgggcggggAGGTGGGCGGGGGCACGAGGCGGCCATCCTTCTGCCTGTACGCGGCCGGGCACGGAGGGCACCCGGCCGctggccatggcggcgctggCAGCTCCGGCAAGGTAAGGGAACTGATCGCCCGTCTTGCCATTCGACGCTACATTTTTGGTTGTCGTTGATGATTTGTCTCCAGCAGCGGAGCAGCGTGATGGAGATGCTACACGGGTGGACGCTGGACAGCCATGCCCGGGAGGCCAAAGAGCGGCTGGACCAGAAGCTCAGGAGCAAGAGGGAGGCCGCCATCAAGAGGTAACCAAGAACTCAACGCGTCGATCGATGCGCCCAGAGACTTGCTCAGTGTCAGCCTGAACAGGTTACTTACGGTTTGATCCTGCAGGCATCACAGCACGGGGAGCATAAAGCTGAGCCGGCCCCACCACCACGGgggcgccggtgccgccggcgccgccggcgcggacgaACGCGGCGAGAGCTCAGCGGCGTCGGCGATGTGCGGTGTGCAGAGGGAAGTGTACTCGAGGAAGGGCGTGATGCGGCGGCTGATGCGGTGGAGCCGGCCCCGGTGGGCCGCGGCGGAGCAGGCGGAGTGCGCGGTGTGCCTGGACGATTTCCGCGCGGGCGACGTCCTGGCGCACCTCCCCTGCGGCCACCGCTTCCACTGGGCTTGCGCCGCGCCATGGCTGGAGGGCACCTCCCGATGCCCCttctgccgcgccgccgtcgacgccaaCCCACcacagcccgccgccggcgcctagCCCTGGTGCCGGCGGCCCCGGCCGGTGTGCGCCTACCTCGGCtagaaagcaaagcaaagctaaTCTGCCGCCGATCAAGCTCGGCAGCGAGCTAAGCCACACCATTGCCGTGCCGTCGGGAAAGTGGAGACGAGCGCGATGAGCACGAGACATCCGTGAACCTGTTGCCGGTTTCGCGCGCACCCGGCGCGTGTCGATCCGGCCGTGTCCCGTGTTCCCTAGAGCAATCGATGAGCGTTTTTGCCGTGGCGAGTAGTCACTCACTGAACAGTGTGTTAGAGATTCCAGGGTACTCCTTTCCGTGTAAATTTTCGTCTGATccaggaggaagggaactgtaAATTCGATCGAAAGCCTTGGTTTACAGTTTTGCTTTGAACTTAAATTGCTCATTTGAAGTTTTGAGTCGGGGTCGGAGGTCCCCTTTGGGACAGTGGATTTTGTTCCCTGTGATGACACAGGATTTGAACCCATTCTCGGTTTGATCCTGTCGTGGAACTTGTGCTTTCCAAAGGAGGCCGAGTGATGCgatacccttttttttttttggaaggaaTGATGCGATACCTATTCCGTTGCTGATTCTGATACGCCATATCCAAATGTGCTAGTGGCAGCACTACCAGACTTGTCGTCTGCACAGTGCAGAAAGCCAGAGACTGCCATACTGCTCGAGTGACCGGAGCTGACTCAGTCGTTTGGACACAGCGATGCCTCCCAGAGACTGACCGCTGAGCTAGGCAATCTCCCGGCTCTGGCCTAGCTGCAGATCAGAAttcaggccgtgtttagttggggaatttgggaggtgccaaattactgttacagcactgtagcacactgtagcgtttcgtttgtatttgtgaattattgtccaaatattgactaattaggctcaaaagattcgtctcgcaaagtacaacaaaactgtgcaattagtttttaatttcatctacatttagtactccatgcatgtaccgcaagtttgatgtgatggggaatcttctttttgcatagtgtcaaagttgggagttgggagtaactaaacatggcctcagaAACCAGCCGGACTCGGCGTTCCAGCGGGCTCGCGACTGGTCCTCGTCGATCTAGTCGTCATCCTCATCCTAGACACTAGACCTGCTTGGCTCATCCGAGCGATCCCATCCCGGACCGGCGCGCGGGCGCAGTCACGTGGGCCGCCCGGGACGG
It includes:
- the LOC101755129 gene encoding probable E3 ubiquitin-protein ligase RHY1A, with product RRRLRQGGAGPGGEVGGGTRRPSFCLYAAGHGGHPAAGHGGAGSSGKRSSVMEMLHGWTLDSHAREAKERLDQKLRSKREAAIKRHHSTGSIKLSRPHHHGGAGAAGAAGADERGESSAASAMCGVQREVYSRKGVMRRLMRWSRPRWAAAEQAECAVCLDDFRAGDVLAHLPCGHRFHWACAAPWLEGTSRCPFCRAAVDANPPQPAAGA